The Pirellulales bacterium genome has a segment encoding these proteins:
- a CDS encoding ATPase, T2SS/T4P/T4SS family, whose amino-acid sequence MAGIRKALGAATARATAIPFAALVVLANAQTAWADSPGNWPNMPGSFSRGAGGYLSLPKIILCWLVFLLWVKTTDFVNQDCQRMRLNYALWNPVVFFSFVAAFLLLWMIPLFAIGFFLLILAYVGPLATYIIVRNSAVSAEKRILTPDHLRHLYEHRIKQFGVKVDPAKKKAKKEGPPVNFTGQGGKTDRENTANSLLAKQSPGFPVARELIADMIEHRADAVMLDYTEAAVGVRYQIDGVWHVYEPLDRIGGDPMLAVLKTVAALNANQRQAKQEGTFAVEYQGTKRNCRIVSQGVQTGERAVIQLTDPIDRMWTFDELGMRNKVVEQLGEVLGRPKGFVLFSALPAGGLTTTLDTSIRSLDRFMRDVVAVEDAARREHEIQNVQVTTFDSKAGETVITALTKVVRSYPNVIVLRDMADAQTVDFLCDEVGSDRLVISGIRAKECAEALLRVLMLKVPAATFAPAVTGVVNQRMIRKLCEACKEAYAPAPEALAQLGIPAGRVPELYRPPSPPPAGQQPPPPCPECLGLGYKGRTAVFELLVVDDGVRQALKTTPKLDAVRAAARKAGMRTLQEEGTVLVVKGTTSHAELARVLKG is encoded by the coding sequence ATGGCTGGCATCCGCAAGGCGCTCGGCGCCGCGACCGCTCGAGCGACGGCAATTCCGTTTGCGGCGCTCGTGGTGCTGGCCAATGCGCAAACCGCCTGGGCGGATTCGCCGGGCAACTGGCCCAACATGCCAGGGTCGTTTTCTCGCGGGGCGGGGGGCTATCTCAGCCTCCCGAAGATCATCCTCTGCTGGCTGGTGTTTCTGCTGTGGGTCAAGACGACCGATTTTGTCAACCAGGATTGCCAGCGGATGCGATTGAACTACGCGCTCTGGAATCCCGTCGTGTTCTTCAGTTTCGTGGCGGCGTTCTTGCTGCTGTGGATGATTCCGTTGTTCGCGATCGGCTTCTTTCTGCTGATCTTGGCTTATGTCGGGCCGCTGGCCACGTACATCATCGTTCGCAATTCGGCCGTCTCCGCCGAGAAGCGGATCCTGACGCCCGACCATTTGCGGCACCTGTACGAGCATCGGATCAAGCAGTTCGGCGTTAAAGTCGATCCGGCAAAAAAGAAGGCCAAGAAAGAGGGCCCGCCGGTCAATTTCACGGGGCAAGGAGGCAAAACCGATCGCGAGAACACGGCCAATTCCCTCTTGGCCAAGCAATCCCCCGGCTTTCCCGTCGCGCGCGAGCTGATTGCCGACATGATCGAGCATCGGGCCGACGCCGTCATGCTCGACTACACGGAGGCGGCCGTCGGCGTGCGCTATCAGATCGACGGCGTCTGGCACGTCTACGAGCCGCTCGATCGGATCGGCGGCGACCCGATGCTTGCCGTTCTCAAGACGGTCGCCGCGCTCAACGCCAACCAGCGGCAAGCGAAGCAGGAAGGCACGTTTGCCGTCGAGTATCAGGGAACCAAGCGCAATTGCCGGATCGTCAGTCAAGGGGTGCAAACCGGCGAACGCGCCGTGATCCAGTTGACCGACCCCATCGATCGCATGTGGACTTTCGACGAGTTGGGCATGCGCAATAAGGTCGTCGAGCAGCTCGGCGAGGTGCTCGGCCGCCCGAAGGGGTTTGTCCTCTTTTCGGCGTTGCCCGCCGGCGGGCTGACGACCACGCTCGACACTTCGATCCGCTCGCTCGATCGGTTCATGCGCGACGTGGTGGCGGTGGAAGACGCTGCCCGGCGCGAGCACGAGATCCAGAACGTGCAGGTGACCACCTTCGATAGCAAAGCGGGCGAAACGGTAATCACAGCGCTGACTAAGGTAGTTCGCAGCTATCCGAACGTGATCGTGTTGCGAGACATGGCCGACGCCCAAACGGTCGATTTCCTGTGCGACGAGGTCGGCTCGGACCGGCTGGTGATCAGCGGCATTCGCGCCAAAGAGTGCGCCGAGGCGCTCTTGCGGGTGTTGATGCTCAAGGTGCCGGCGGCGACGTTCGCCCCGGCGGTGACCGGGGTCGTCAATCAGCGGATGATCCGCAAGCTGTGCGAGGCCTGCAAGGAGGCCTACGCGCCTGCGCCGGAAGCGCTCGCGCAGCTCGGCATTCCGGCGGGTCGGGTGCCGGAGCTGTATCGTCCGCCTTCGCCGCCCCCCGCCGGCCAGCAGCCTCCGCCGCCATGCCCGGAATGCCTTGGGTTGGGCTACAAGGGACGGACCGCGGTCTTCGAGTTGTTGGTCGTCGACGATGGCGTGCGGCAGGCGCTGAAAACGACGCCGAAGCTCGACGCCGTCCGTGCCGCAGCGCGGAAGGCCGGGATGCGCACGCTGCAAGAGGAAGGCACCGTGTTGGTGGTGAAAGGGACGACGTCGCATGCCGAATTGGCGCGCGTGCTGAAAGGGTAA
- a CDS encoding PilT/PilU family type 4a pilus ATPase: MQRQELDIDKIFRAVVKLEGSDLHLKVDRPPYVRVNGSLRPMNRGPLDNAEAVRLIMPMLDTRLRKLLDEDGGVDFAHIIDVDGNAWRFRVNVLQQQGHLGLVARRVNRFIPDFAKLNLPPIMEELCKFDQGMVLLSGVTGSGKSTTIASMLNWINAHYRKHILTLEDPIEFTFTEDKCLINQREIGIDVRDFGLGMKHAVREDPDVMVVGEMRDRETFLTAIQAAETGHLVFGTIHASSAPTTIGRILDLFPQELHPSLRSAIAFNMKAIVSQKLLPSIKPGVGRVPAVEIMTFSPSVKKLILEARDEKLSDLIRMSSKDGMQDFTLSLKDLVDRDLIDRAVALEVAPNTEALKMALKGIDVTQPGIL; this comes from the coding sequence ATGCAGCGCCAGGAATTGGATATCGACAAGATATTCCGCGCCGTGGTGAAGCTCGAAGGAAGCGACCTGCACCTGAAAGTGGATCGCCCGCCCTATGTGCGGGTGAACGGCTCGCTGCGGCCGATGAACCGCGGGCCGCTGGACAACGCGGAGGCCGTGCGGCTGATCATGCCGATGCTCGACACCCGTCTCCGCAAGCTCTTGGACGAGGATGGTGGCGTCGATTTCGCGCACATCATCGACGTCGACGGCAATGCCTGGCGGTTCCGCGTCAACGTCTTGCAGCAGCAAGGACATTTGGGGTTGGTTGCACGGCGCGTGAATCGCTTCATCCCCGATTTCGCGAAGCTCAATCTGCCGCCGATCATGGAGGAGCTGTGCAAGTTCGATCAGGGGATGGTTTTGCTCTCCGGCGTGACCGGTTCGGGCAAATCGACCACGATCGCCTCGATGCTCAACTGGATCAACGCCCACTATCGCAAGCACATCCTGACGCTCGAAGACCCGATCGAATTCACGTTCACGGAAGACAAATGCCTGATCAACCAGCGCGAGATCGGCATCGACGTGAGGGATTTCGGACTGGGGATGAAGCACGCCGTCCGCGAAGACCCTGATGTGATGGTCGTCGGTGAGATGCGCGATCGCGAAACGTTCTTGACGGCCATCCAGGCGGCCGAGACGGGGCACCTCGTGTTCGGCACGATCCATGCATCGAGCGCCCCCACGACAATCGGCCGCATCCTCGATCTCTTTCCCCAAGAGTTGCACCCGTCGCTGCGCAGCGCGATCGCGTTCAACATGAAGGCGATCGTATCGCAAAAACTCTTGCCGTCGATCAAGCCGGGCGTCGGACGCGTTCCTGCCGTCGAGATCATGACCTTCAGCCCGTCGGTCAAGAAGCTGATTCTCGAAGCCCGCGACGAGAAGCTCTCCGACCTGATCCGGATGTCGAGCAAGGATGGGATGCAGGATTTCACGCTCAGCTTGAAGGACCTGGTCGATCGGGACTTGATCGACCGCGCAGTCGCCCTGGAGGTCGCCCCGAACACCGAGGCCCTCAAAATGGCGCTCAAAGGCATCGACGTTACGCAACCTGGGATTCTTTGA
- the hisF gene encoding imidazole glycerol phosphate synthase subunit HisF, producing the protein MLAKRVIPCLDVDRGRVVKGTNFLNLRDAGDPVEVAARYESEGADELVFLDITASHEGRAIMLAVVRRTAEVVFMPLTVGGGIRTIDDIRDLLNAGSDKVSINSAAVRDHEFIRQAARRFGSQCIVVNIDPKRVRKDGREVWEVHINGGRIGTGLEAVAWAKEVEQLGAGEIVLTSMDADGTKNGFDLEITAAVSRAVSIPVVASGGAGRPEHFADAILLGHADAALAAGIFHFGEFTIAQVKRHMHERGIPVRGTASRTAA; encoded by the coding sequence ATGCTCGCCAAGCGCGTTATTCCCTGTCTGGATGTCGATCGCGGCCGCGTCGTGAAGGGGACGAATTTCCTCAACCTCCGCGACGCGGGCGACCCGGTCGAAGTTGCCGCCCGCTATGAGAGCGAAGGGGCCGATGAACTCGTGTTCCTCGACATCACGGCCAGCCACGAAGGTCGGGCGATCATGCTCGCCGTGGTTCGCCGCACAGCCGAGGTCGTGTTCATGCCGCTCACTGTCGGCGGCGGCATCCGCACCATCGACGATATCCGCGACCTGCTGAACGCCGGGAGCGACAAAGTCTCGATCAATTCGGCCGCCGTCCGCGATCATGAGTTCATCCGCCAAGCGGCCCGGCGGTTCGGCAGCCAGTGCATCGTGGTGAATATCGACCCCAAGCGCGTGCGCAAAGATGGCCGCGAGGTCTGGGAAGTTCACATCAACGGCGGGCGGATCGGCACGGGACTCGAAGCGGTCGCCTGGGCGAAAGAGGTCGAGCAACTCGGGGCGGGCGAGATTGTGCTCACCAGCATGGACGCTGACGGCACGAAGAACGGTTTCGATCTCGAAATCACCGCGGCCGTGAGCCGAGCCGTTTCGATCCCGGTGGTGGCTAGCGGCGGCGCCGGCCGGCCCGAGCATTTCGCCGATGCCATTCTGCTCGGCCACGCCGACGCGGCGCTGGCGGCCGGCATTTTCCATTTCGGCGAATTCACGATCGCACAAGTCAAGCGGCACATGCACGAGCGAGGCATCCCGGTCCGCGGCACGGCTAGCCGAACCGCGGCCTGA